A stretch of the Polaribacter pacificus genome encodes the following:
- a CDS encoding MBL fold metallo-hydrolase RNA specificity domain-containing protein, producing MNSIATIQFLGAAGVVTGSKTLISTEQQRVLIDCGMFQGLKELRELNWENLPVDVPSIDVVLLTHGHLDHVGYLPRLVLQGFKGKIIGTAPTLAIAEIILKDSAKIHEEEAKRANEEKYSKHHPALPFYTLEDVEKTLELFEVGLEDRWNSLSEELQYRMQSNGHILGSVFIELKIKERVLVFSGDIGRRNDLLLEDPKKPEWADFLFVESTYGNKLHEEEDVQNILTQLVKETIQNKGTLIIPSFAVERLQTVMFILWQLYKQNKIPNIPIFVDSPMGANVLDVFNQYHDWHKLSSEEYQAMCRHVNIVQSYKETWETIDDTRAKIVIAGSGMVTGGRVLTYLKQLVGQKNTTVLLVGYQAEGTRGRQLQEGAHEIRFYGRYYPVKATVKSIGSLSAHGDQKDLIDWMSSIKNIPEKVFLMHGEPNAIDAFRVKINDTYQWNVHIPKLNESLEL from the coding sequence ATGAACTCAATAGCAACAATACAATTTTTAGGTGCCGCAGGAGTAGTGACTGGCTCTAAAACCTTAATTTCTACAGAACAACAACGTGTCTTAATCGATTGTGGGATGTTTCAAGGTCTTAAAGAATTGAGAGAACTCAATTGGGAGAATCTCCCCGTAGATGTTCCCTCTATTGATGTGGTTTTGCTAACTCATGGTCATTTAGATCATGTTGGTTATTTACCTCGTCTGGTTTTACAGGGTTTCAAGGGTAAAATTATAGGGACAGCTCCAACTTTGGCAATTGCAGAAATTATATTAAAAGACAGTGCTAAGATTCATGAAGAAGAAGCAAAGAGAGCCAATGAAGAAAAGTATAGTAAACACCATCCAGCTTTGCCTTTTTACACTTTAGAGGATGTAGAAAAAACACTAGAACTGTTTGAGGTTGGTCTAGAAGATAGATGGAATAGCTTGTCAGAAGAGTTGCAATATAGAATGCAGTCCAATGGACATATTCTAGGTTCTGTGTTTATTGAGTTGAAAATAAAAGAACGCGTATTGGTCTTTTCTGGAGATATTGGTAGAAGAAATGATTTGTTGTTAGAAGATCCTAAAAAACCAGAATGGGCAGATTTTTTATTTGTTGAGAGTACTTATGGCAATAAATTACATGAAGAAGAAGATGTACAGAACATACTTACTCAATTGGTAAAAGAAACCATACAAAATAAAGGAACTCTAATTATTCCTAGTTTTGCTGTAGAACGATTGCAAACAGTCATGTTTATACTTTGGCAACTGTACAAGCAAAATAAAATACCCAACATTCCTATTTTTGTTGACAGTCCGATGGGTGCAAATGTGCTAGACGTTTTTAATCAATATCACGATTGGCACAAACTATCGTCAGAAGAATATCAAGCAATGTGTAGGCATGTCAATATTGTTCAATCGTATAAAGAAACTTGGGAGACGATTGATGATACACGTGCAAAAATAGTGATTGCAGGAAGCGGAATGGTCACTGGAGGAAGAGTTCTAACTTATTTAAAGCAGCTAGTAGGACAGAAGAATACAACTGTATTGCTGGTAGGCTATCAGGCAGAAGGAACCCGAGGACGACAGCTCCAAGAAGGAGCTCATGAGATTCGTTTTTATGGACGGTATTATCCGGTAAAAGCAACTGTAAAAAGCATCGGAAGTCTTTCTGCACATGGAGATCAAAAAGATTTAATAGACTGGATGAGCAGCATTAAAAATATTCCAGAAAAAGTTTTTCTAATGCACGGCGAACCCAATGCAATAGATGCATTTAGAGTAAAAATAAACGACACCTACCAATGGAATGTACACATTCCTAAGCTCAATGAAAGTTTAGAGCTTTAA
- a CDS encoding TIM-barrel domain-containing protein has translation MTRFQILYKRFALLSLLSLNFILSTSAQNTKTTEKNLKILSIERVNATTFQLNFNNQQNALIDFYSDHIFRFFQDPNNKGLRAPEANPPAEILVKNPRRTIKKLRIHENPNQFLIFTDNIQLLFNKKTTLFKVINLKNQAVIIEQLNPIVFTKTKTTLTLKENQQEYFYGGGVQNGRFSHKGKSIAIENQNSWTDGGVASPNPYFWSSNGYGFMGYTFKKGVYDFGDKKQGVVTLTHETDYLDTFFMIGDKPADLLANYYQLTGNPALLPKFGFYQGHLNAYNRDYWKKDTTGILFEDGNTYKEQQKDNGGIKESLNGEKNNYQFSARAVIDRYSANDMPLGWILPNDGYGAGYGQTNSLDGNIQNLKEFGDYARKKGVEIGLWTQSDLHPKEGISALLQRDLIKEVKTAGVRVLKTDVAWVGQGYSFGLNGIADAANILSSYGSNARPFIISLDGWAGTQRYASVWSGDQTGGVWEYIRFHIPTYIGAGLSGMPNITSDMDGIFGGKNPAVLTRDFQWKTFTPMQLNMDGWGANIKYPHALGEPTTSINRNYLKLKSALLPYSYSIAKEAVTGLPMMRAIFLEDRNTYTQGISTQYEFLYGPYFLIAPIYKETKIDTLGNDIRNGIYLPKGLWLDYFTGEPYTGGQVINDFESPIYKLPVFVKRGAIIPLVAPNNTISEIDKQQRIYEIYPHRKSAFTVFDDDGKTTGYTKGKSSSTYIESDLSDLANLRVSVHPTKGGFNGFEAQKTTEFRINTTQKPKTLTALIGLKEIELKEVKTLEDFDKKTNVYWYNKQPDFNQFSTKGSSFEKVSLIKNPQIWVKIEKTDVSQNKVELTIDGLYFDPKNTQKQQRGNLSSPENITISPKNTQAYSLKPTWTHIPNTDYFEIDFNGMRYTTIKENFYVFENLKPDTHYRFKIRSVNLDGASDWKIFTGKTAANPLKFAIKNMVGTSNVKDQGGSEIFKLFDFDENSMWHTVWGKNSVPFELTIDLKSLNQLDKFQYLPRAGKRNGVFLKGTVFYSQNKKAWMAAGDFTRQDHEGAQEFVFKDKPMARYIKLVITEAVGGFGSGKELYVFKVPGTETYIPGDINQDKKIDNNDLVSYTNYIGLKKGDADFDGYISKGDVNTNGIIDAYDVSVVATQLEGGTANSITKSISGNLQLQTAKRNFKKNELIDILIQGENLNEVNAFSFALKYNSKLYEYVGNKTINTAQMLDLTKDRSHKDGTQVLYPTFVNIGNQKTISGSLPLFRIQFKAKQNLTFNLDLNQLILVDKNLNSLE, from the coding sequence ATGACACGATTCCAAATCCTTTACAAACGCTTCGCTCTTTTGAGTTTGCTTAGTCTTAACTTTATTTTATCGACGAGCGCTCAAAACACAAAGACTACCGAAAAGAATTTAAAAATCCTAAGCATCGAAAGAGTAAATGCTACCACATTCCAGCTTAATTTTAACAATCAACAAAACGCACTAATAGATTTTTACAGCGATCATATATTTAGATTCTTCCAAGACCCTAACAATAAGGGACTGCGTGCGCCAGAAGCCAATCCTCCTGCAGAAATTTTAGTCAAAAACCCTAGACGAACTATAAAAAAGCTTCGCATACATGAAAACCCAAATCAGTTTTTGATTTTTACAGACAACATTCAACTACTTTTTAACAAAAAAACAACTTTATTTAAGGTCATCAACCTCAAAAACCAAGCAGTTATTATAGAGCAATTGAATCCTATCGTATTTACAAAAACAAAAACAACACTTACTCTTAAAGAAAACCAGCAGGAATATTTTTATGGAGGCGGTGTGCAAAATGGGCGTTTTTCACACAAAGGAAAAAGCATCGCTATAGAAAACCAAAACAGTTGGACCGATGGAGGAGTTGCCTCTCCTAACCCTTATTTTTGGTCGTCAAATGGTTACGGATTTATGGGCTATACTTTTAAAAAGGGAGTCTATGATTTTGGTGATAAAAAACAAGGAGTAGTAACTCTAACCCATGAGACAGACTACCTTGATACTTTCTTTATGATTGGCGATAAACCCGCTGATTTATTAGCTAATTACTATCAACTAACCGGAAACCCTGCCCTGCTCCCAAAATTTGGATTTTATCAAGGGCATTTAAACGCCTACAATCGAGATTATTGGAAAAAAGACACTACAGGAATCCTCTTTGAAGACGGCAATACATACAAAGAACAGCAAAAAGACAATGGAGGGATTAAAGAATCACTCAATGGCGAAAAGAACAATTACCAATTTTCTGCACGTGCAGTTATAGACCGCTACTCTGCCAATGATATGCCTTTAGGATGGATTTTACCCAACGATGGGTATGGAGCTGGGTACGGACAGACCAACAGCCTTGACGGCAATATTCAAAACCTAAAAGAGTTTGGTGATTATGCGCGTAAAAAGGGCGTCGAGATTGGGCTTTGGACTCAGTCAGATTTGCACCCTAAAGAAGGGATCTCTGCACTACTTCAGAGAGATCTAATTAAAGAAGTAAAGACGGCAGGAGTTCGGGTGCTTAAAACAGATGTAGCCTGGGTTGGCCAAGGCTATTCTTTTGGTTTAAACGGCATAGCAGATGCTGCAAACATCCTAAGCTCTTACGGATCCAACGCAAGACCCTTTATTATCTCTTTAGATGGTTGGGCTGGCACTCAGCGCTACGCTAGTGTTTGGTCTGGAGATCAAACAGGAGGTGTTTGGGAGTATATTCGTTTTCATATCCCAACTTATATTGGAGCTGGTTTATCAGGAATGCCAAATATTACTTCTGATATGGATGGTATTTTTGGAGGTAAAAACCCCGCAGTACTCACCCGTGATTTTCAATGGAAAACCTTTACACCTATGCAATTAAACATGGATGGCTGGGGAGCAAACATCAAATATCCTCATGCACTTGGAGAACCTACGACTTCTATCAACAGAAATTATTTAAAACTTAAATCTGCTTTGCTGCCTTATAGCTATAGCATCGCAAAAGAAGCGGTAACAGGTTTGCCAATGATGAGAGCCATCTTTTTAGAAGATCGCAATACGTATACCCAAGGAATCAGTACGCAGTATGAGTTTTTATATGGTCCTTATTTTTTAATTGCACCCATTTATAAAGAAACAAAAATAGATACACTGGGTAACGATATCAGAAATGGAATTTACCTTCCAAAAGGTTTGTGGTTGGATTATTTTACGGGAGAGCCCTATACCGGAGGTCAGGTTATTAATGATTTTGAAAGTCCTATCTATAAATTACCTGTTTTTGTAAAACGCGGTGCTATTATTCCTTTGGTTGCTCCCAATAATACTATTTCAGAAATTGACAAACAGCAACGTATTTACGAAATTTACCCACATAGAAAATCTGCCTTTACCGTTTTTGATGATGATGGTAAAACTACTGGCTATACTAAAGGAAAAAGCAGTAGTACTTATATAGAATCAGACTTATCAGACCTTGCCAATTTAAGAGTAAGCGTACATCCAACTAAAGGAGGATTTAACGGTTTTGAAGCTCAAAAAACAACAGAATTTAGAATCAATACAACTCAGAAACCTAAAACATTAACTGCCTTGATTGGTCTAAAAGAGATAGAACTCAAAGAAGTAAAAACCTTAGAAGATTTTGACAAGAAAACCAACGTATACTGGTACAACAAACAACCTGATTTTAATCAGTTTTCTACAAAAGGAAGTTCTTTTGAAAAAGTTTCTCTCATAAAAAATCCTCAAATTTGGGTTAAAATTGAAAAAACAGACGTTAGCCAAAACAAGGTTGAACTGACGATTGACGGGTTGTATTTTGATCCAAAGAACACACAAAAACAACAACGAGGCAACCTATCAAGCCCAGAAAATATAACTATTAGCCCTAAAAACACGCAGGCCTATAGCCTAAAACCAACCTGGACTCATATTCCAAATACAGACTATTTTGAAATCGATTTTAATGGGATGCGATATACAACGATCAAAGAAAATTTTTATGTTTTTGAAAATTTAAAACCAGACACTCACTACAGGTTTAAAATTCGATCTGTAAATTTAGATGGCGCATCTGATTGGAAAATATTTACAGGAAAAACCGCTGCAAATCCTTTAAAATTTGCCATTAAAAACATGGTTGGGACTAGCAATGTTAAAGATCAAGGAGGTTCAGAAATTTTTAAACTCTTTGATTTTGATGAAAACTCGATGTGGCATACGGTCTGGGGTAAAAATTCTGTCCCTTTTGAATTGACTATTGATTTAAAATCACTCAACCAACTCGATAAATTTCAATACCTTCCTAGAGCTGGTAAAAGAAATGGCGTTTTCTTAAAAGGAACTGTTTTTTATAGTCAAAACAAAAAAGCATGGATGGCTGCAGGTGATTTTACTAGACAAGATCATGAAGGAGCACAAGAGTTTGTTTTTAAAGACAAGCCTATGGCTCGGTATATTAAACTTGTAATCACTGAAGCTGTTGGTGGTTTTGGTTCTGGTAAAGAACTCTATGTATTTAAAGTTCCAGGAACTGAAACTTATATCCCAGGAGATATCAACCAAGATAAAAAAATTGACAATAATGATCTTGTTTCCTATACAAATTACATCGGTCTTAAAAAAGGAGATGCTGATTTTGATGGCTATATTAGCAAAGGAGATGTAAATACTAATGGAATTATTGACGCCTATGATGTTTCTGTTGTAGCTACTCAATTAGAAGGTGGTACTGCAAACTCAATTACAAAAAGCATTTCAGGAAATTTACAACTGCAAACAGCAAAAAGAAACTTTAAAAAGAATGAACTCATTGATATTCTTATTCAGGGAGAAAATTTAAATGAGGTAAATGCCTTTAGTTTTGCACTAAAATACAATTCAAAACTGTATGAATATGTTGGCAACAAAACAATAAACACAGCGCAAATGTTAGACCTTACAAAAGATAGAAGCCACAAGGATGGCACACAGGTTTTGTACCCAACTTTTGTGAATATTGGAAATCAAAAAACGATTAGTGGTAGCCTTCCTCTTTTTCGAATACAGTTTAAAGCCAAACAAAACTTGACATTTAATTTGGATCTAAATCAGCTAATTTTAGTAGACAAAAACCTAAACTCTCTAGAGTAA
- a CDS encoding TonB-dependent receptor domain-containing protein — MKKILLLILVTISVQSYAQLDKKLIDKPGVISGKVIDNATKESLPYVNIVIRDTAKKIITGGITDINGLFTVKNIPEGVSLVEIQFIGFKTYSKQIKIEKGNRKIDLGTIALLEDSAMLDEVVVRAETSTVVQKVDRKVINVGKDLTAAGTTASELLNNVQSVSVDSQTGNISLRGNENVRVLVDGKPTNISTAQLLKQIPSTAIKSIELITNPSAKYNPEGMSGIINIVLNKNANMGFNGSVDTGITVGHYAKYNVATNMNYKTGKVNFFGNYGYNSGDNYNHGFIERSSNNSIQNFLMKDKNQSHLAKIGADIYLDSKNTLSVYTSQNWYTGGGVGNILIKNNNVLTSDAPISQDTESISSTYNLNYKHDFNKEGHNIEFEATYSNTDAPETSKNQDLLDANNPFLNYTNSIQNKRNNSLINLDYTNPLSENAKLEMGLEYRVNNTSNINSNTQHQYVYDNNGAITGTTPIGDSSFEYDRKIYSGYINYAYTLDKFTMQLGARVEQFQIDGTFNRTGLPTANVKDDIFTVYPSAFFTYTPSQKNQFQLSYSRRVDRPSIQQVNPIREWSTPLVTSIGNENLNPQFTNSFEVNYTRQIERGSVTFGSFYRVIQDNISRVTYKDPSDPTNVRQILSFTNFDDTDAYGLEFSLNYRVNSWWRINSSVDFYAQKQKGIVDLTTPNAQQIEVQNNAFNGRISNSFKASKNLSFQLFAMYRGSEKDIQWEVEPMWMINTGASLNVLEGKGTFTFRVNDLFQGMKFAFKSKTPFAQNGRFKWESRTAYVGFNYRFGSGKNKAKERRDRDDNIKENTGGF, encoded by the coding sequence ATGAAAAAAATACTACTCCTTATTTTAGTAACTATAAGCGTGCAATCTTACGCTCAATTAGACAAAAAACTTATTGACAAACCTGGTGTCATATCAGGAAAAGTAATCGACAATGCAACCAAAGAATCATTGCCTTATGTCAATATCGTTATTAGAGACACTGCCAAAAAAATCATCACAGGAGGTATCACAGACATCAATGGTCTTTTTACTGTTAAAAACATTCCAGAAGGTGTTAGCTTGGTAGAAATTCAATTTATTGGATTTAAAACCTACTCCAAACAAATTAAAATTGAAAAAGGGAACCGAAAAATCGATTTAGGAACCATTGCCCTACTAGAAGACTCTGCCATGTTAGATGAGGTAGTAGTTAGAGCTGAGACCTCAACAGTGGTTCAAAAAGTAGACCGTAAAGTAATTAATGTTGGTAAAGATCTTACAGCTGCAGGTACTACCGCTTCAGAATTGCTAAACAATGTTCAATCGGTAAGCGTTGATAGTCAAACCGGAAATATTAGTTTGCGTGGAAATGAAAACGTACGTGTTTTGGTAGATGGAAAACCTACCAATATTAGCACTGCTCAATTGTTAAAACAAATTCCTTCAACAGCGATCAAAAGCATAGAATTGATTACAAATCCATCTGCAAAATACAATCCTGAAGGGATGAGTGGAATTATCAATATTGTTTTGAATAAGAATGCCAATATGGGCTTTAATGGATCTGTAGATACAGGCATTACCGTAGGGCATTACGCAAAATACAATGTAGCTACCAATATGAATTACAAGACCGGGAAGGTTAATTTTTTCGGAAACTACGGATATAATAGTGGTGACAATTATAATCATGGATTTATAGAGAGATCAAGCAATAACTCTATTCAAAACTTTTTGATGAAAGACAAAAACCAATCTCATTTGGCTAAAATTGGAGCTGATATTTACCTAGACAGCAAAAATACCTTGTCTGTGTACACCAGCCAAAATTGGTATACAGGAGGTGGTGTAGGAAACATCTTAATAAAAAACAACAATGTATTGACCTCTGATGCTCCTATTAGTCAAGATACAGAAAGCATTAGCAGTACCTACAACCTAAATTACAAGCACGATTTTAACAAAGAAGGGCACAATATAGAATTTGAAGCCACTTACTCTAATACAGATGCTCCAGAAACTTCTAAAAACCAAGATCTTTTAGATGCAAATAATCCGTTTTTAAACTATACAAACAGCATCCAAAACAAAAGAAATAACAGTCTAATCAATTTAGATTATACCAATCCTCTTTCTGAAAATGCAAAATTGGAAATGGGCTTAGAATATCGAGTAAACAACACTTCAAACATCAACTCAAACACACAACATCAATATGTGTATGACAATAACGGAGCTATTACAGGAACCACCCCTATTGGAGATTCCTCTTTTGAATACGATCGTAAAATTTACTCTGGATATATAAACTATGCATATACTTTGGATAAATTTACCATGCAATTAGGGGCTAGAGTTGAGCAGTTTCAAATTGACGGTACCTTTAACAGAACCGGTTTACCAACTGCCAACGTTAAAGATGATATTTTTACAGTATATCCTTCTGCTTTTTTCACCTATACTCCATCGCAAAAAAACCAATTTCAATTGAGCTATAGTCGTAGAGTGGATAGACCCTCTATTCAGCAAGTAAACCCAATTAGAGAATGGAGTACTCCTTTAGTAACCTCAATTGGTAACGAAAACTTGAACCCTCAGTTTACCAACTCATTTGAGGTAAATTACACCAGACAAATAGAGAGAGGTTCTGTTACTTTTGGAAGTTTTTATAGAGTAATCCAAGACAATATCTCAAGAGTTACCTATAAAGACCCTTCTGATCCAACCAACGTAAGACAAATCTTATCGTTTACTAATTTTGATGATACAGATGCTTATGGTCTAGAGTTCTCATTAAACTACCGTGTAAATAGTTGGTGGAGAATTAACTCAAGTGTTGATTTTTACGCTCAAAAACAAAAAGGAATTGTAGATTTAACAACTCCAAACGCCCAACAAATTGAGGTACAGAACAACGCTTTTAATGGACGTATTAGCAACAGCTTTAAAGCTTCAAAGAACCTTAGCTTTCAACTTTTTGCGATGTACAGAGGCTCAGAAAAAGACATTCAGTGGGAAGTAGAACCAATGTGGATGATAAACACTGGAGCTAGCCTAAATGTACTTGAAGGAAAAGGAACCTTTACGTTTAGAGTTAATGACCTATTTCAAGGGATGAAATTTGCGTTCAAATCAAAAACACCATTTGCTCAAAACGGACGTTTTAAATGGGAAAGCAGAACAGCATATGTCGGCTTTAACTATCGATTTGGAAGTGGAAAAAACAAAGCAAAAGAACGTAGAGATCGCGATGACAACATTAAAGAAAACACTGGAGGTTTCTAA
- a CDS encoding CoA-binding protein, whose translation MKNETLVIGASLNPDRYSNRAVRALRANKYPVKAIGIKEGTVEDVVIETQKNDFKNIDTVSLYLNPERQKEYYDYIISLKPRRVIFNPGTENAEFESVLKKAGIFAEVACTLVLLRLKQYS comes from the coding sequence ATGAAAAACGAAACATTAGTCATTGGTGCATCTCTAAATCCTGACCGTTATTCAAACCGAGCAGTACGTGCGTTACGTGCTAATAAATATCCTGTTAAGGCAATAGGAATAAAGGAAGGAACAGTAGAAGATGTTGTGATTGAAACACAAAAAAATGACTTTAAAAATATAGACACAGTGAGTCTCTATTTGAATCCAGAAAGGCAAAAAGAATATTATGATTATATTATTTCACTAAAACCAAGAAGGGTCATTTTTAACCCAGGAACAGAAAATGCTGAGTTTGAATCTGTGTTAAAAAAAGCAGGAATTTTTGCTGAAGTTGCCTGTACTTTAGTGTTGCTGAGGTTGAAACAATACAGTTAA
- a CDS encoding helix-turn-helix transcriptional regulator, translated as MDKNSIFSKYNEIFETYPHIELDEHIKKLIEFDSYYPYNTTFFCITNTVRQNFEYISKNFNACTALSSKDMMLDGMDYFWSRFHPDDIAPWIQCLQDLMNFTMNELNDEQRKRMSYTWNYRMKNGKGNYVTIIQNTTPLQFDKENKPIIGLAHYTVLSGQMNIDICASAKYLNSENEYETLYFSNITSKNLLNAISHRERDVIRLLLCKKSSKEIAETLNISKHTVDTHRRNILKKFNVISTGELISYFKNNINLL; from the coding sequence TTGGATAAAAACAGCATCTTTAGTAAGTACAATGAAATTTTTGAAACCTATCCTCATATTGAATTGGATGAACATATTAAAAAATTAATTGAGTTCGATTCATACTATCCATACAACACTACCTTTTTTTGCATCACCAATACCGTTAGACAAAATTTCGAATACATCAGTAAAAATTTTAATGCATGTACAGCACTGTCATCTAAAGACATGATGCTTGATGGAATGGATTATTTTTGGTCTCGGTTTCACCCTGATGATATTGCTCCATGGATTCAGTGTCTACAAGACCTGATGAACTTTACGATGAATGAATTAAATGACGAGCAACGCAAACGCATGAGTTACACTTGGAACTACCGTATGAAAAACGGAAAAGGCAATTATGTAACGATCATACAAAACACTACTCCCTTACAGTTTGACAAAGAAAACAAGCCCATTATCGGCTTGGCACATTATACTGTTTTAAGTGGTCAAATGAACATTGATATTTGTGCTAGTGCAAAATATTTAAATAGTGAAAATGAGTATGAAACCCTCTACTTTAGTAATATCACAAGTAAAAATTTACTGAATGCTATTAGTCATAGAGAGCGTGATGTAATCCGTTTATTACTTTGTAAGAAATCTAGTAAAGAAATTGCAGAGACTCTAAATATAAGCAAACATACTGTAGATACCCACAGAAGAAATATTCTTAAAAAATTCAATGTAATTTCTACTGGTGAACTAATCAGTTATTTTAAAAACAATATAAATCTTTTATAA
- a CDS encoding ribonuclease Z, whose translation MSSLKLTILGCHSATPRVNAHPTSQYLEINNKHFIIDCGEGTQRQMRKYKVGFSKIDQIFISHLHGDHFFGLIGLISTFGILNREKPLHIFGPKGLKEVTLLQLRVSKSYVKFDIIYHELTSKNSELIYEDEKVTVHTIPLNHRVYTNGFLFSEKQKNRKLNPEMIQQYPEIETCDYHNIKAGKDVQLQNGEIVKNERLTLEAAKPKAYAFCSDTAFKPDIIPIIKGADLLYHEATFLEDRIDLAKKTKHSTAMEAAKIAKEAGVGKLVLGHFSSRYKNEELFKTEAETIFNNVTLAEAGKEISL comes from the coding sequence ATGAGTAGTTTAAAACTAACCATTTTAGGTTGTCATTCTGCCACACCTAGAGTAAACGCACACCCTACTTCGCAATACTTAGAAATAAACAATAAACATTTTATTATTGATTGTGGAGAAGGAACCCAAAGACAAATGAGAAAATACAAGGTTGGTTTTTCTAAAATTGATCAAATTTTTATATCTCATTTACACGGAGATCATTTTTTTGGTTTGATAGGATTGATTTCTACTTTTGGAATTTTAAATCGAGAAAAACCCTTGCATATATTTGGACCAAAAGGACTAAAAGAAGTTACTCTTTTACAACTTAGAGTTTCTAAATCCTATGTGAAATTTGATATAATTTATCATGAGTTAACCTCAAAAAACAGTGAATTGATTTATGAAGACGAGAAGGTTACTGTTCATACAATACCTTTAAATCACAGGGTATACACTAATGGTTTTTTATTTTCTGAAAAGCAAAAAAACAGAAAATTAAACCCAGAAATGATACAACAATATCCAGAAATTGAAACCTGTGACTATCACAATATTAAAGCAGGTAAAGATGTGCAATTGCAAAACGGTGAGATTGTTAAAAATGAAAGACTCACATTAGAAGCAGCAAAACCAAAAGCCTATGCCTTTTGTAGTGATACCGCTTTTAAACCAGACATCATTCCTATTATCAAAGGGGCCGATTTACTATATCACGAAGCCACTTTTTTAGAAGACAGAATAGATCTAGCAAAAAAAACCAAACATTCTACAGCCATGGAGGCAGCTAAAATTGCCAAAGAAGCGGGTGTTGGTAAACTTGTTCTTGGTCATTTTTCTAGTCGATATAAAAACGAAGAACTTTTTAAAACCGAAGCAGAAACTATTTTTAATAATGTAACTTTAGCAGAAGCAGGTAAAGAAATTAGTCTCTAA
- a CDS encoding T9SS type A sorting domain-containing protein, with amino-acid sequence MVKKLLFIFFLVFSTAVFSQKTLQKLSAAPNPFKEKTSIKFESTKDQEIILIIKNMLGKSVFSKKHSIKKGDNSIPFSRNNLQAGMYIYLIQGPSDLVSKRFVIK; translated from the coding sequence ATGGTAAAAAAACTACTATTTATTTTCTTTTTGGTTTTTTCTACTGCCGTTTTTTCTCAAAAAACGCTGCAAAAATTAAGTGCTGCACCAAATCCATTTAAAGAAAAAACCAGTATCAAGTTTGAATCAACAAAAGATCAAGAGATTATTTTGATTATCAAAAACATGCTTGGAAAATCTGTTTTTTCAAAAAAACACAGTATTAAAAAAGGAGATAACTCCATTCCATTTTCACGAAACAATTTACAGGCTGGCATGTATATTTACCTGATTCAAGGTCCTTCTGATTTGGTCTCTAAACGCTTTGTTATTAAATGA